A stretch of the Streptomyces venezuelae genome encodes the following:
- the ftsY gene encoding signal recognition particle-docking protein FtsY yields the protein MDILILAVVIALVAVGVISGLVVGSRKKKQLPPPAPPSTPTITAPPAEPQVGEDAAPTVEEPRRTIEEVVLPEAEAAAPEAPVAAEPEAPVAPAAPEIEVPEPTAGRLVRLRARLARSQNTLGKGLLTLLSREHLDEDTWEEIEEILLTADVGVTPTQELVDRLRERVKVLGTRTPDQLRGLLREELITLIGPDMDRVVKTESGADTPGVVMVVGVNGTGKTTTTGKLARVLVADGRSVVLGAADTFRAAAAEQLQTWGERVGARTVRGPEGGDPASIAFDAVKEGIAEGADVVLIDTAGRLHTKTGLMDELGKVKRVVEKHGPLDEVLLVLDATTGQNGLTQARVFAEVVDITGIVLTKLDGTAKGGIVVAVQRELGVPVKLIGLGEGPDDLAPFEPAAFVDALIGD from the coding sequence ATGGACATCCTCATCCTTGCTGTAGTCATCGCCCTGGTCGCGGTCGGCGTCATCAGCGGGCTCGTGGTCGGCAGCCGCAAGAAGAAGCAGCTGCCGCCCCCGGCACCGCCGAGCACGCCGACCATCACTGCCCCGCCCGCCGAACCGCAGGTGGGGGAGGACGCCGCTCCGACGGTGGAAGAGCCGCGCCGGACCATCGAGGAGGTCGTGCTCCCCGAGGCGGAGGCCGCGGCACCCGAGGCCCCCGTCGCGGCCGAGCCCGAGGCCCCGGTCGCGCCCGCCGCGCCCGAGATCGAGGTGCCGGAGCCCACCGCGGGCCGGCTGGTCCGGCTGCGCGCCCGGCTCGCGCGGTCCCAGAACACCCTCGGGAAGGGCCTGCTCACGCTGCTCTCCCGGGAGCACCTCGACGAAGACACCTGGGAGGAGATCGAGGAGATCCTCCTCACCGCCGATGTCGGCGTGACCCCCACCCAGGAGCTGGTCGACCGGCTCCGCGAGCGGGTCAAGGTGCTCGGCACCCGCACCCCCGACCAGCTGCGCGGCCTGCTGCGCGAGGAGCTCATCACCCTCATCGGCCCGGACATGGACCGTGTGGTCAAGACCGAGAGCGGCGCCGACACCCCCGGCGTGGTGATGGTCGTCGGAGTCAACGGCACCGGCAAGACCACCACCACCGGCAAGCTGGCCCGGGTGCTCGTCGCCGACGGCCGCAGCGTGGTGCTGGGCGCGGCGGACACCTTCCGCGCCGCCGCCGCCGAACAGCTGCAGACCTGGGGCGAGCGGGTCGGTGCGCGCACCGTGCGCGGCCCCGAGGGCGGCGACCCGGCGTCGATCGCCTTCGACGCGGTCAAGGAGGGCATCGCCGAGGGCGCGGACGTGGTCCTGATCGACACCGCGGGCCGGCTGCACACCAAGACCGGCCTGATGGACGAGCTCGGCAAGGTCAAGCGGGTGGTGGAGAAGCACGGCCCGCTGGACGAGGTCCTGCTCGTCCTGGACGCCACCACCGGACAGAACGGCCTCACCCAGGCCCGGGTGTTCGCCGAGGTCGTGGACATCACCGGCATCGTGCTCACCAAGCTCGACGGCACCGCCAAGGGCGGCATCGTGGTCGCGGTCCAGCGCGAGCTGGGCGTCCCGGTCAAGCTGATCGGCCTGGGCGAGGGACCGGACGACCTGGCCCCGTTCGAACCGGCCGCCTTCGTCGACGCCCTCATCGGAGACTGA
- a CDS encoding ammonium transporter, which produces MAASAITTLAADAPTLSAANTGFMLICSALVMLMTPGLAFFYGGMVRVKSSLNMLMMSFISLGIVTILWVLFGFSLAFGADVGSVIGWSSEYVGLSGLGLTQLWDGYTIPVYVFAVFQLMFAIITPALISGALADRVKFTAWALFITLWVTVVYFPVAHWVWGSGGWLFEMGVIDFAGGTAVHINAGAAALGVILVIGKRVGFKKDPMRPHSLPLVMLGAGLLWFGWFGFNAGSWLGNDDGIGAVMFLNTQVATAAAMLAWLGYEKIRHGSFTTLGAASGAVAGLVAITPSGGSCSPLGAIAIGAIAGLVCAMAVGLKYKFGYDDSLDVIGVHLVGGVLGSLLVGFFATGGVQSDAAGLFYGGGLEQLGKQAVGVFSVLAYSLLASALLAFLLDKTIGMRVSEDDEVSGIDQVEHAETAYDFSGAGGGVSSRSTATTATAVLDSKKVDA; this is translated from the coding sequence ATGGCAGCATCCGCCATCACGACCCTTGCCGCAGACGCCCCGACACTGTCTGCCGCGAACACCGGGTTCATGCTCATCTGCTCCGCCCTGGTCATGCTGATGACCCCGGGCCTGGCCTTCTTCTACGGAGGCATGGTCCGCGTCAAGAGCAGCCTCAACATGCTGATGATGAGCTTCATCAGCCTCGGGATCGTCACGATCCTCTGGGTCCTCTTCGGCTTCAGTCTCGCCTTCGGCGCCGACGTCGGATCCGTCATCGGCTGGTCCTCCGAGTACGTCGGCCTCAGCGGTCTCGGCCTCACCCAGCTCTGGGACGGCTACACCATCCCGGTGTACGTCTTCGCCGTGTTCCAGCTGATGTTCGCCATCATCACCCCGGCCCTGATCAGCGGCGCCCTCGCCGACCGCGTCAAGTTCACCGCCTGGGCCCTGTTCATCACCCTCTGGGTCACCGTCGTCTACTTCCCCGTCGCCCACTGGGTCTGGGGCTCCGGCGGCTGGCTCTTCGAGATGGGCGTCATCGACTTCGCCGGCGGTACCGCCGTCCACATCAACGCCGGTGCCGCCGCCCTCGGCGTGATCCTCGTCATCGGCAAGCGCGTCGGCTTCAAGAAGGACCCGATGCGCCCGCACAGCCTCCCGCTGGTGATGCTCGGCGCCGGCCTCCTGTGGTTCGGCTGGTTCGGCTTCAACGCCGGCTCCTGGCTCGGCAACGACGACGGCATCGGTGCCGTCATGTTCCTCAACACCCAGGTCGCCACCGCCGCCGCCATGCTCGCCTGGCTGGGCTACGAGAAGATCCGGCACGGCTCCTTCACCACCCTCGGCGCCGCGTCCGGCGCGGTCGCCGGCCTGGTCGCCATCACCCCGTCCGGCGGCTCCTGCTCGCCGCTCGGCGCCATCGCCATCGGAGCGATCGCCGGCCTGGTCTGCGCCATGGCCGTCGGCCTCAAGTACAAGTTCGGCTACGACGACTCCCTCGACGTGATCGGCGTCCACCTCGTCGGCGGTGTCCTCGGCTCCCTGCTCGTCGGATTCTTCGCCACCGGCGGAGTCCAGTCCGACGCGGCCGGCCTCTTCTACGGCGGCGGCCTCGAACAGCTCGGCAAGCAGGCGGTCGGCGTCTTCTCGGTCCTCGCCTACTCTCTCCTGGCATCCGCGCTGCTCGCCTTCCTCCTCGACAAGACGATCGGCATGCGGGTCAGCGAGGACGACGAGGTCTCCGGCATCGACCAGGTCGAACACGCCGAGACCGCCTACGACTTCAGCGGCGCGGGCGGGGGCGTCTCCTCGCGCAGCACCGCCACCACCGCCACCGCCGTCCTGGACTCGAAGAAGGTCGACGCATGA
- a CDS encoding P-II family nitrogen regulator: MKLITAIVKPHKLDEIKDALQAFGVQGLTVSEASGYGRQRGHTEVYRGAEYTVDLVPKMRIEVLVEDDAADDVMDVLVSAAQTGKIGDGKVWSVPVDSVIRVRTGERGADAL; this comes from the coding sequence ATGAAGCTCATCACCGCGATCGTGAAGCCGCACAAGCTGGACGAGATCAAGGACGCCCTCCAGGCCTTCGGCGTCCAGGGGCTCACGGTCTCCGAGGCCAGCGGCTACGGCCGGCAGCGCGGCCACACCGAGGTCTACCGCGGTGCCGAGTACACCGTCGACCTGGTTCCCAAGATGCGCATCGAGGTCCTTGTCGAGGACGACGCGGCCGACGACGTGATGGATGTCCTGGTCTCCGCCGCCCAGACCGGCAAGATCGGTGACGGCAAGGTGTGGAGCGTCCCGGTGGACTCGGTGATCCGGGTCCGCACCGGCGAACGCGGCGCGGACGCCCTGTAG
- a CDS encoding bifunctional DNA primase/polymerase codes for MGFTIGGSRGTREFRTGTRRRGRMSDCTAVAEYTGLWGWDAVPGARAAGPARGCSCGDRGCRAPGAHPLPGARAVPAGATLDEATEAWADYPGAAVLLPTGRSFDLIEVAAEAGRRALVRLERMGLPLGPVTATPDGRAQFFVAPGAAAELPQLLYRMGWDDAGLDLRALGEGSFLTAPPSDHGGLGPVTWLRPPTLDTAGRPPQARLLLGTLAYICHRFRN; via the coding sequence ATGGGCTTCACGATCGGCGGCAGCCGGGGCACCAGGGAGTTCCGGACCGGCACCCGGCGCCGCGGCCGGATGTCGGACTGCACTGCAGTGGCGGAGTACACCGGCCTGTGGGGCTGGGACGCGGTCCCCGGCGCCCGTGCCGCCGGCCCGGCCCGGGGCTGCTCCTGCGGCGACCGCGGCTGCCGGGCTCCGGGCGCGCATCCGCTGCCGGGCGCGCGGGCGGTTCCGGCGGGCGCGACCCTGGACGAGGCCACCGAAGCCTGGGCGGACTATCCCGGCGCCGCCGTGCTGCTGCCGACGGGCCGGAGCTTCGATCTGATCGAGGTCGCGGCGGAGGCCGGCCGACGGGCGCTGGTCCGGCTGGAGCGGATGGGCCTCCCGCTCGGCCCGGTGACCGCCACCCCGGACGGCCGGGCCCAGTTCTTCGTGGCTCCCGGCGCGGCGGCGGAACTGCCGCAACTGCTCTACCGGATGGGCTGGGACGACGCCGGCCTGGATCTCCGTGCGCTGGGCGAGGGGTCCTTCCTGACCGCCCCGCCCTCGGACCACGGGGGCCTGGGCCCGGTCACCTGGCTCCGCCCGCCGACCCTGGACACGGCAGGCCGGCCGCCGCAGGCCCGGCTGCTGCTGGGCACCCTCGCCTACATCTGCCACCGCTTCCGGAACTGA
- the ftsH gene encoding ATP-dependent zinc metalloprotease FtsH yields the protein MPSPTPVPPRDRADTPWRSEGAPPAPPPKRRMPGGWRGLVLAALVVFLLTNLVLSFFNEGDEPTVSYTEFSKQVANGNVEKIYSKGDAIQGELKNEQPLPDGKGDYTKFVTQRPAFADDQLWANLTAKGVTVTASPVVVQRSFLSNLLLSLAPMVLLVVLWLLIARRMGGAMGGAGPLGRKAPPKPVELEGGKRTTFDDVAGIDEVEEELSEVVDFLKNPQAYRRMGARMPGGVLLAGPPGTGKTLLARAVAGEAGVPFFSASASEFIEMIVGVGASRVRELFTEARKVAPAIIFIDEIDTIGRARGGGSGLGGHDEREQTLNQILTEMDGFSGSEGVVVLAATNRASVLDPALTRPGRFDRTVAVSPPDRAGREAILRIHTRDIPLDPGVDLAQVARTTPGMTGAELANLANEAALLAVKRGQPAVTGADLSDALEKVQLGAKRPLVMPEEERRRTAYHESGHALLGMLHPGADPVRKITIVPRGRALGVTLSTPDADRYAYTEEYLRGRIIGALGGMAAEHVVYNLITTGAENDLEQVTNLARGMVGRWGMSERVGRLTAIPADAEAPYGLTAAPATLDAVDHEMRRIVDECYENACRLLREHRQQLDALAEALLANETLEEDAAYAAAGITRPAK from the coding sequence TTGCCCAGCCCCACCCCCGTACCCCCGCGCGACCGGGCGGACACCCCCTGGCGCTCCGAAGGAGCCCCGCCCGCCCCGCCGCCGAAGCGGCGGATGCCCGGCGGCTGGCGCGGCCTGGTCCTCGCCGCACTGGTCGTCTTCCTGCTCACCAACCTGGTGCTGTCCTTCTTCAACGAGGGCGACGAGCCGACCGTCTCGTACACCGAGTTCAGCAAGCAGGTCGCCAACGGCAACGTCGAGAAGATCTACTCCAAGGGCGACGCCATCCAGGGCGAGCTCAAGAACGAGCAGCCGCTCCCCGACGGCAAGGGCGACTACACCAAGTTCGTCACCCAGCGCCCGGCCTTCGCCGACGACCAGCTCTGGGCCAACCTCACCGCCAAGGGCGTCACCGTCACCGCCTCCCCGGTCGTCGTCCAGCGCAGCTTCCTGTCGAACCTGCTGCTCTCCCTGGCGCCGATGGTGCTGCTGGTCGTGCTCTGGCTGCTGATCGCCCGCCGGATGGGCGGGGCCATGGGCGGAGCCGGCCCGCTCGGCCGGAAGGCCCCGCCCAAACCGGTGGAGCTGGAAGGCGGCAAACGGACCACCTTCGACGACGTGGCCGGCATCGACGAGGTCGAGGAGGAGCTCAGCGAGGTCGTCGACTTCCTGAAGAATCCGCAGGCCTACCGGCGGATGGGCGCCCGGATGCCCGGCGGCGTGCTGCTGGCCGGCCCGCCCGGAACCGGCAAGACCCTGCTGGCCCGGGCCGTGGCCGGCGAAGCGGGCGTGCCGTTCTTCTCCGCCTCCGCCTCCGAGTTCATCGAGATGATCGTCGGCGTCGGCGCATCCCGGGTCCGCGAACTGTTCACCGAGGCCCGCAAGGTCGCCCCCGCGATCATCTTCATCGACGAGATCGACACCATCGGCCGGGCCCGCGGCGGCGGCTCGGGCCTCGGCGGCCACGACGAACGCGAACAGACGCTCAACCAGATCCTGACCGAAATGGACGGGTTCTCCGGCTCGGAGGGCGTGGTCGTCCTCGCCGCCACCAACCGCGCCAGCGTCCTCGACCCCGCACTGACCCGGCCCGGCCGCTTCGACCGCACCGTGGCCGTCTCCCCGCCCGACCGCGCCGGCCGGGAGGCCATCCTGCGCATCCACACCCGGGACATCCCGCTCGACCCGGGGGTGGACCTGGCCCAGGTGGCCCGGACCACCCCCGGCATGACCGGCGCCGAGCTCGCCAACCTGGCCAACGAGGCGGCACTGCTGGCCGTCAAACGCGGCCAGCCGGCCGTCACCGGGGCCGACCTCTCCGACGCCCTGGAGAAGGTCCAGCTCGGGGCGAAGCGGCCCCTGGTGATGCCCGAGGAGGAACGCCGGCGCACCGCCTACCACGAGAGCGGCCACGCCCTGCTGGGCATGCTCCACCCCGGCGCCGACCCCGTCCGGAAGATCACCATCGTGCCGCGCGGCCGGGCCCTCGGCGTCACCCTCTCCACCCCCGACGCCGACCGCTACGCCTACACCGAGGAGTACCTGCGCGGCCGGATCATCGGCGCGCTCGGCGGCATGGCCGCCGAACACGTGGTCTACAACCTCATCACCACCGGCGCCGAGAACGACCTCGAACAGGTGACGAACCTGGCCCGCGGCATGGTCGGCCGCTGGGGCATGAGCGAGCGCGTCGGCCGTCTCACCGCGATCCCGGCCGACGCCGAGGCGCCGTACGGCCTGACCGCCGCACCCGCCACCCTGGACGCGGTGGACCACGAGATGCGGCGGATCGTGGACGAGTGCTACGAGAACGCCTGCCGCCTGCTGCGCGAGCACCGGCAGCAGCTCGACGCCCTCGCCGAGGCCCTCCTCGCCAACGAGACCCTGGAGGAGGACGCGGCGTACGCGGCTGCGGGCATCACCCGCCCGGCCAAATGA
- the ffh gene encoding signal recognition particle protein, giving the protein MFDTLSDRLSATFKSLRGKGRLSEADIDAAAREIRIALLEADVALPVVRSFIANVKERARGAEVSKALNPAQQVLKIVNEELVSILGGETRRLRFAKTAPTVIMLAGLQGAGKTTLAGKLGNWLKGQGHTPLLVACDLQRPNAVNQLNIVAERAGVGFYGPQPGNGVGDPVQVAKDSIEYARTKQHDIVIVDTAGRLGIDQELMQQAADIRDAVSPDEILFVVDAMIGQDAVNTAEAFRDGVGFDGVVLSKLDGDARGGAALSIAHVTGKQIMFASNGEKLDDFDAFHPDRMAGRILDMGDMLTLIEQAEKTFSQAEAEKMAAKLAKGPKEFTLDDFLAQMEQVRKMGSISKLLGMLPGMGQIKDQINNIDERDVDRTAAIIKSMTPAERQDPHIINGSRRARIAKGSGVEVSAVKNLVERFFEARKMMSRMAQGGGMPGMPGIPGMGGGPGRQKKQVKQAKGKRKSGNPMKRKADEAAAAARREQGPAIGGADGNPFGLPAGAPGEDFELPDEFKKFMK; this is encoded by the coding sequence GTGTTCGATACGCTTTCCGACCGCCTCAGCGCGACTTTCAAGAGCCTTCGCGGCAAGGGCCGCCTGAGCGAGGCCGACATCGACGCGGCGGCCCGGGAAATCCGTATCGCCCTCCTCGAGGCCGACGTCGCCCTCCCGGTCGTCCGTTCCTTCATCGCGAACGTCAAGGAGCGCGCCCGCGGCGCCGAGGTCTCCAAGGCGCTCAACCCGGCCCAGCAGGTCCTCAAGATCGTCAACGAGGAGCTGGTCTCGATCCTCGGCGGCGAGACCCGCCGCCTGCGGTTCGCCAAGACCGCACCCACCGTGATCATGCTCGCGGGTCTCCAGGGTGCCGGTAAGACCACCCTCGCCGGAAAGCTGGGCAACTGGCTCAAGGGCCAGGGCCACACCCCGCTGCTGGTCGCCTGCGACCTCCAGCGCCCCAACGCCGTCAACCAGCTGAACATCGTCGCCGAGCGCGCCGGCGTCGGCTTCTACGGCCCGCAGCCCGGCAACGGCGTCGGCGACCCGGTCCAGGTCGCCAAGGACTCCATCGAGTACGCCCGGACCAAGCAGCACGACATCGTCATCGTCGACACCGCCGGCCGCCTCGGCATCGACCAGGAGCTGATGCAGCAGGCCGCGGACATCCGCGACGCCGTCAGCCCCGACGAGATCCTCTTCGTCGTCGACGCCATGATCGGTCAGGATGCGGTCAACACCGCCGAGGCCTTCCGTGACGGCGTCGGCTTCGACGGCGTGGTGCTGTCCAAGCTCGACGGCGACGCCCGCGGTGGTGCTGCGCTCTCCATCGCGCACGTCACCGGCAAGCAGATCATGTTCGCCTCGAACGGCGAGAAGCTCGACGACTTCGACGCCTTCCACCCGGACCGGATGGCCGGCCGGATCCTCGACATGGGTGACATGCTCACCCTCATCGAGCAGGCCGAGAAGACCTTCAGCCAGGCCGAGGCCGAGAAGATGGCGGCCAAGCTGGCGAAGGGGCCGAAGGAGTTCACCCTCGACGACTTCCTGGCCCAGATGGAGCAGGTCCGGAAGATGGGCTCCATCTCCAAGCTGCTCGGCATGCTGCCCGGCATGGGCCAGATCAAGGACCAGATCAACAACATCGACGAGCGGGACGTGGACCGCACGGCCGCCATCATCAAGTCGATGACCCCGGCGGAGCGCCAGGACCCGCACATCATCAACGGCTCCCGCCGCGCCCGTATCGCCAAGGGTTCCGGCGTCGAGGTCAGCGCCGTCAAGAACCTCGTCGAGCGCTTCTTCGAGGCCCGCAAGATGATGTCCCGGATGGCGCAGGGCGGCGGAATGCCGGGGATGCCCGGCATCCCGGGCATGGGCGGCGGCCCCGGCCGGCAGAAGAAGCAGGTCAAGCAGGCCAAGGGCAAGCGCAAGAGCGGCAACCCGATGAAGCGCAAGGCCGATGAGGCCGCCGCGGCGGCCCGCCGCGAGCAGGGCCCGGCGATCGGCGGGGCCGACGGCAACCCGTTCGGCCTGCCGGCCGGTGCGCCCGGCGAGGACTTCGAGCTCCCCGACGAGTTCAAGAAGTTCATGAAGTAG
- a CDS encoding [protein-PII] uridylyltransferase, translating to MTSAENTTTDPTDPTDATDPTGPTGPADPAGPGPGGYAAARVGLLQEEGRPGPSRRSALAGLTDDWLTALFAAAAQESGVRGAVLVAVGGYGRAELSPRSDLDLLLLHDGKADPTALSRLADRLWYPVWDLGLALDHSVRTPAEARKTAGEDLKVQLGLLDARPVAGDLGLLAGLRTSVLADWRNQAPRRLPELHSLCRDRAERFGELRFLLEPDLKEARGGLRDLAALRAVAASWLADAPREGLAEARRRLLDARDALHLVTGRAGDRLSLQEQDQVAARMGLLDADALLREVYEAARVVAYAGDVTWREVGRVLRARSARPRLRGLLGSRSAGPAERAPLAEGVVVQDGEVVLALAARPERDPVLPLRLGAAAAQAGLPVSLHAVRRLAAQTRPLPVPWPAEAREQLLTLLGAGEPTVPVWEALEAEGIISRLLPDWERVRCRPQRNPVHTWTVDRHLIETAVRASAMTRRVGRPDLLLMAALLHDIGKGWPGDHSVAGETIARDVAVRVGFDPADAAVLGTLVRHHLLLIDTATRRDLDDPATLRSVADAVGSAGTLELLHALTEADALATGPAAWSSWRGSLVADLVRRVAAVLDGAPAAPSAPALPGAEQERLAVEALRTGEPVLTLHARQEADAVGVELAVAVPDQPGVLPAVAGVLALHRLTVRAADLRSVELPDRLGEVLVLRWRVAAEYGSLPEAARLRADLVRALDGSLDVPAKLADREAAYPRRRGVVPPPPRVTVVPEVSSLATVLEVRAPDAVGLLHRIGRALESGGVRVRSAHVSTLGANAVDTVYVVDADGKPLPSAAAATLAHTIQGALT from the coding sequence GTGACGAGTGCCGAGAACACGACCACCGATCCCACCGACCCGACCGATGCCACCGATCCCACCGGCCCGACCGGACCCGCCGATCCCGCCGGCCCGGGGCCCGGGGGGTACGCGGCGGCCCGGGTGGGCCTTCTCCAGGAGGAGGGCCGGCCCGGGCCTTCGCGGCGTTCCGCCCTGGCCGGACTCACCGACGACTGGCTGACCGCCCTGTTCGCCGCGGCGGCCCAGGAGAGCGGCGTACGGGGCGCGGTGCTGGTCGCCGTCGGCGGCTACGGCCGCGCCGAGCTCTCCCCGCGCAGCGATCTCGACCTGCTGCTCCTCCACGACGGCAAGGCCGACCCCACCGCGCTCTCCCGGCTCGCCGACCGGCTCTGGTACCCGGTCTGGGACCTGGGCCTCGCCCTGGACCACTCCGTCCGCACCCCGGCCGAAGCCCGCAAGACCGCCGGCGAGGACCTCAAGGTCCAGCTCGGCCTGCTCGACGCCCGCCCCGTCGCCGGCGACCTCGGCCTGCTGGCCGGGCTGCGCACCTCGGTCCTGGCCGACTGGCGCAACCAGGCCCCCCGCCGGCTGCCCGAGCTGCACTCCCTGTGCCGGGACCGGGCCGAACGGTTCGGCGAGCTCCGCTTCCTCCTCGAACCCGACCTGAAGGAGGCCCGGGGCGGGCTCCGGGACCTCGCCGCGCTGCGCGCCGTCGCCGCCTCCTGGCTGGCCGACGCCCCGCGCGAGGGCCTCGCCGAGGCCCGCCGCCGGCTGCTGGACGCCCGCGACGCCCTGCACCTGGTCACCGGCCGGGCCGGCGACCGGCTCTCCCTCCAGGAGCAGGACCAGGTGGCCGCCCGGATGGGCCTGCTCGACGCCGACGCCCTGCTCCGCGAGGTGTACGAGGCCGCACGGGTGGTCGCGTACGCCGGGGACGTCACCTGGCGCGAGGTCGGCCGGGTCCTGCGGGCCCGCTCGGCCCGCCCCCGGCTGCGCGGACTGCTCGGCTCCAGGTCCGCCGGGCCCGCCGAGCGCGCCCCGCTCGCCGAAGGCGTGGTCGTACAGGACGGCGAGGTGGTGCTGGCCCTGGCCGCCCGGCCGGAACGCGACCCGGTGCTGCCGCTCCGGCTCGGCGCCGCCGCGGCCCAGGCCGGACTGCCGGTCTCGCTGCACGCCGTACGCCGGCTCGCCGCCCAGACCCGGCCGCTGCCGGTGCCCTGGCCCGCCGAGGCCCGCGAACAGCTGCTGACCCTGCTGGGGGCCGGCGAGCCCACCGTGCCCGTCTGGGAGGCCCTGGAGGCCGAGGGGATCATCTCCCGGCTCCTCCCGGACTGGGAGCGGGTCCGCTGCCGGCCGCAGCGCAACCCCGTGCACACCTGGACCGTGGACCGGCACCTCATCGAGACGGCCGTCCGGGCCTCGGCCATGACCCGCCGGGTCGGCCGGCCGGACCTGCTGCTGATGGCCGCCCTGCTGCACGACATCGGCAAGGGCTGGCCCGGCGACCACTCGGTGGCCGGCGAGACCATCGCCCGCGACGTCGCCGTACGGGTCGGCTTCGACCCGGCCGACGCGGCCGTGCTGGGCACCCTGGTACGCCACCACCTGCTGCTCATCGACACCGCCACCCGCCGTGACCTGGACGACCCGGCGACCCTCCGGTCGGTCGCCGACGCGGTCGGCTCGGCCGGCACCCTGGAGCTCCTGCACGCCCTCACCGAGGCGGATGCGCTGGCCACCGGCCCGGCGGCCTGGTCCTCCTGGCGGGGCTCCCTGGTCGCCGACCTGGTACGGCGGGTCGCGGCCGTCCTGGACGGGGCGCCGGCCGCCCCCTCGGCCCCCGCCCTGCCCGGGGCCGAACAGGAACGCCTCGCGGTGGAGGCCCTGCGGACCGGCGAGCCCGTGCTGACCCTGCACGCCCGGCAGGAGGCCGACGCGGTCGGCGTCGAGCTGGCCGTGGCCGTCCCCGACCAGCCCGGGGTGCTGCCGGCGGTGGCCGGCGTCCTGGCCCTGCACCGGCTGACCGTCCGGGCCGCCGACCTGCGCTCGGTGGAACTCCCCGACCGGCTGGGCGAGGTCCTGGTGCTGCGCTGGCGGGTGGCGGCCGAATACGGCTCGCTCCCGGAGGCGGCCCGGCTGCGCGCGGACCTGGTGCGGGCGCTGGACGGCTCGCTGGACGTCCCGGCGAAGCTGGCGGACCGCGAGGCGGCCTACCCGCGGCGGCGGGGCGTGGTCCCGCCGCCGCCCCGGGTCACGGTGGTCCCGGAGGTGTCCTCGCTGGCCACGGTCCTGGAGGTGCGGGCCCCGGACGCGGTGGGGCTGCTGCACCGGATCGGGCGGGCGCTGGAATCGGGCGGGGTCCGGGTGCGCAGCGCCCATGTCTCCACCCTCGGCGCGAACGCGGTGGACACGGTGTACGTGGTCGACGCGGACGGCAAACCCCTCCCGTCCGCAGCCGCCGCGACCCTGGCCCATACGATCCAGGGCGCCCTGACATAG